Proteins from one Rhizoctonia solani chromosome 5, complete sequence genomic window:
- a CDS encoding DNA/RNA-binding protein KIN17, giving the protein MPRAEVGTPKYLANAMKSKGLQKLRWYCQVCQKQCRDENGFKCHTQSEAHLRQMLVVGENAGRHISDFSSQFQSEFVTLLSRRFGTKRVRANQVYQEFIQDKHHLHMNATRWVTLTEFVKHLGRTGVAIPKALAKADAARKKERATTSDEQRERNLIAEQIERAKETGAQDDEDTTEAVTQGLQRDEGEKLVLSFGAKKQSPPVEESKNEGEDTKVKVEDQEPAPAPVAPSSVKPINVFKPGNAFKAGANPLKAGNALKSGNVFKAAKPATGSSADASKKRPMSAAEALIFEEQERKRRRMEKNHAN; this is encoded by the exons ATGCCTCGAGCAGAAGTAGGAACACC GAAATATCTCGCCAATGCGATGAAATCTAAGG GGCTCCAAAAGCTCCGCTGGTATTGTCAAGTGTGCCAGAAACAATGTCGGGACGAGAACGGGTTCAAATGCCACACGCAATCCGAGGCCCATTTGCGACAGATGCTGGTTGTTGGCGAAAATGCTGGCCGTCATATCTCCGATTTCTCGTCTCAATTCCAGTCCGAATTCGTTACTTTGTTATCCAGGAG ATTCGGCACTAAGCGAGTCAGGGCAAACCAGGTGTACCAGGAGTTTATCCAGGATAAACACCACCTGCACATGAACGCGACACGATGGGTTACGTTGACCGAGTTTGTTAAACATCTGGGCCGCACTGGAGTTGCCAT TCCCAAAGCTCTTGCCAAGGCG GACGCAGCTCGTAAGAAGGAGCGTGCAACGACATCTGACGAGCAGCGTGAACGAAATTTGATTGCGGAACAAATTGAGCGTGCCAAGGAGACTGGGGCGCAGGATGATGAAGATACTACCGAGGCTGTCACGCAGGGACTGCAACGAGATGAAGGGGAGAAACTTGTTCTTTCATTCGGAGCAAAGAAACAGAGCCCACCAGTCGAGGAGAGCAAGAATGAGGGAGAAGATACGAAGGTCAAGGTGGAAGATCAAGAGCCAGCACCGGCTCCTGTTGCGCCTTCCTCTGTCAAACCTATCAACGTCTTCAAACCAGGAAATGCTTTCAAAGCTGGCGCGAACCCATTGAAAGCGGGGAATGCTCTGAAATCAGGGAACGTTTTCAAGGCCGCCAAGCCTGCCACAGGCTCCTCGGCTGATGCTTCAAAGAAACGGCCTATGTCTGCTGCAGAGGCGTTAATCTTCGAGGAACAAGAGCGAAAGCGACGACGGATGGAAAAGAATCACGCAAACTAG
- a CDS encoding glycoside hydrolase family 31 protein — MASNVIDAGFVIHFLSVENPTGSPHWPSAKKTFPNAGIFSFSKVHKEAGCICVFAMKTTLLTTLSLVGTALSTAPSLAENAPALIARQNAADPDSCKGYVAKNVKTNSNGLTADLTLAANCGIYGTDIQSLKLEVTYEDKDRVHVKIGDKAGKRYEVPEEVFPRSKSKVTASSANLVFKYVESPFSFSVSRKNTGEVLFDTKGSALVFEEQYLRLKTAVPNDANIYGLGEHTNTFRLDPTNTTRTLWNRDAYGISPGTNLYGAHPIYFEHRSTGTHAVLLLNSNGMDVKLRQGSLEYNTIGGILDLYFIGGNEGKSSPADVSRGYAKLAGLPAAVPYWGLGFHQCRYGYKDFVDVASVITNYSAAGIPLETMWTDIDYMYKRWVFTNDPEYFPTAKMRDIVNYLHKHDQQYIVMVDPAVAYQPDKGYKAFDRGVKDDIFLKELNGSLHKGVVWPGVTVYPDWFHPKVDSYWTNEFKEYFSPQTGIDIDGVWIDMNEPASFCNYPCDNPDEQAVGNPPPRLTGPPDPNTPIFQNATKRSFETRQSTGINYNEPPYKIGNALPYLGDRTAHMDLKHANGLMEYDTHNLYGTMMSSKTRDAMLARRPGLKPLIITRSTFAGAGAKVGKWLGDNLSEWGQYRFSIAGMLAMTGIYQVPMVGSDVCGFGGNTTETLCARWAMLGAFQPFYRNHNGDTSISQEFYLWPSVAQAARNAISIRYQLLDYLYTAMQQAHEDGSPVLNSLWFKYPQDANTYAIDLQFFYGDSILVSPVTEENSTSVDIYLPEDIFYDFLTYQPVQGNGAKVSLTNVNFTSIPVHIKGGSVLPLRASSAMTTKALREKDFNIVVAPGTDGKATGQLYLDDGVSLDPKASTHLEMNYSNKQLTVKGSTGYKTNSKVGTVTFLGVNESPKAVYLNSNKADPSSWKYDSNAKTVSLTVGKALGGFTARLA; from the exons ATGGCTTCTAACGTCATAGACGCTGGGTTCGTTATACACTTTCTTTCGGTGGAGAACCCCACCGGGTCCCCACATTGGCCATCTGCCAAAAAGACCTTCCCGAACGCCGGAATATTTTCCTTTTCCAAAGTTCATAAAGAGGCTGGATGCATCTGTG TGTTCGCCATGAAAACTACCTTGCTCACAACGCTCTCCCTTGTTGGAACGGCGCTCAGCACTGCACCGTCTCTGGCTGAGAACGCACCGGCTCTCATCGCTCGACAAAATGCTGCCGATCCCGACAGCTGCAAGGGATACGTAGCTAAAAATGTCAAGACCAACAGCAATGGCTTGACCGCTGACCTCACTCTGGCTGCCAACTGCGGAATATACGGCACTGACATTCAAAGTCTCAAGTTGGAAGTCACCTATGAGGACA AGGATCGTGTTCATGTCAAGATCGGAGACAAGGCAGGCAAGCGATACGAAGTCCCTGAAGAAGTGTTCCCTCGTTCGAAGTCCAAGGTCACGGCCTCGTCGGCTAACCTGGTCTTCAAGTACGTCGAATCCCCCTTTTCATTCAGCGTGAGCAGGAAAAACACTGGAGAGGTGCTCTTCGACACCAAGGGCAGCGCACTCGTATTTGAGGAACAATACCTTCG CCTCAAGACCGCCGTGCCCAATGATGCGAACATCTATGGTCTTGGCGAACACACAAATACCTTCCGGCTTGATCCTACCAATACCACTCGCACCCTGTGGAACCGTGATGCTTACGGTATTTCCCCAGGAACTAACTTG TACGGAGCTCATCCAATTTATTTCGAGCATCGTTCGACCGGAACCCACGCTGTCTTGTTACTCAACAGCAATGGAATGGACGTCAAGCTCCGCCAGGGTAGCTTGGAATACAACACTATCGGAGGTATCTTGGACCTGTACTTTATCGGAGGCAACGAGGGCAAGTCTTCCCCAGCCGATGTGAGCCGTGGTTATGCCAAGTTG GCTGGTTTGCCGGCTGCTGTTCCTTACTGGGGTCTTGGTTTCCATCAATGCCGATACGGATACAAGGACTTTGTCGATGTAGCCAGTGTTATTACCAATTATTCTGCAGCTGGAATTCCTCTCGAAACCATGTGGACCGATATCG ATTACATGTACAAGCGCTGGGTGTTCACTAATGACCCAGAATATTTCCCTACCGCAAAGATGAGAGACATCGTAAACTACTTGCACAAGCACGATCAACAATACA TCGTCATGGTTGACCCCGCAGTTGCCTACCAGCCTGACAAGGGATACAAGGCATTCGATCGAGGTGTCAAGGACGACATTTTCTTGAAGGAACTCAATGGGAGCTTGCACAAGGGCGTCGTCTGGCCCGGTGTGACTGTATACCCCGATTGGTTCCACCCCAAGGTCGATTCGTACTGGACCAACGAGTTCAAGGAGTACTTCAGCCCACAGACCGGTATTGATATTGATGGAGTCTGGATCGATATGAATGAGCCTGCTTCA TTCTGCAACTACCCGTGCGACAATCCCGATGAGCAAGCCGTCGGAAACCCCCCTCCCCGTCTGACCGGCCCTCCTGATCCCAACACTCCAATTTTCCAGAACGCCACCAAGCGCTCTTTCGAAACTCGTCAGTCAACCGGAATCAACTACAACGAGCCTCCTTACAAGATTGGTAACGCCCTACCTTATCTCGGTGACCGCACTGCGCACATGGACCTCAAGCACGCCAACGGCCTCATGGAGTATGACACCC ACAACTTGTACGGCACAATGATGTCTTCCAAGACACGCGATGCAATGCTGGCACGTCGTCCGGGCCTAAAGCCGCTCATCATCACTCGTTCGACTTTTGCCGGTGCAGGTGCAAAGGTTGGCAAATGGCTTGGTGACAACTTGAGCGAATGGGGACAGTACCGCTTCTCGATCGCTGGTATGCTTGCTATGACTGGTATTTACCAAGTTCCTATGGTCGGAAGCGATGTTTGCGGATTTGGAGGGAATACTACGGAGACTCTTTGCGCCCGCTGGGCCATGTTGGGAGCGTTCCAGCCCTTCTATCGTAAC CACAACGGAGATACCTCTATTAGCCAAGAGTTCTACCTGTGGCCTTCCGTCGCTCAGGCCGCCAGGAATGCCATTTCTATCCG CTACCAACTCTTGGACTACCTCTACACCGCCATGCAGCAAGCACACGAAGACGGCTCCCCAGTTCTCAACAGCTTGTGGTTCAAGTATCCCCAGGATGCCAACACATATGCGATCGATCTCCAGTTCTTCTACGGCGACTCCATTCTCGTTTCTCCAGTCACCGAAGAGAACTCCACCTCGGTCGACATCTACCTTCCCGAGGACATATTCTACGACTTCCTGACATACCAGCCCGTGCAGGGTAACGGTGCGAAGGTGTCACTGACGAACGTCAACTTTACGTCAATCCCAGTACACATCAAGGGAGGGTCTGTGCTGCCACTTCGTGCGAGCAGCGCGATGACGACCAAGGCGCTCCGGGAGAAGGACTTCAACATCGTCGTAGCTCCTGGTACCGATGGCAAAGCTACCGGACAGCTGTACCTGGATGACGGTGTCTCGCTGGACCCGAAGGCGTCTACGCATCTTGAAATGAACTACTCGAACAAGCAATTGACAGTCAAGGGCAGCACTGGCTACAAGACCAACTCCAAAGTTGGGACCGTCACGTTCTTGGGCGTTAACGAGTCCCCCAAGGCAGTCTATCTCAATTCGAACAAGGCTGACCCCTCCAGCTGGAAGTACGACTCGAATGCAAAAACTGTGAGCTTGACTGTTGGAAAGGCGTTAGGTGGTTTCACCGCTCGTCTGGCTTAA
- a CDS encoding DNA primase small subunit, whose translation MDSAEVDASSPEITLAFYRRLYPFKPIYNWLNQDHVPSRLITNREFALTLPGDVYLRYNSFSNVEEMKKEICRYNPTRFEIGPVYSARPRDKKSLRPGALTPTARELVFDIDMTDYDSIRTCCVGKGICRRCWKFIAVAVKVLDRTLRQDFGYKHLMWVYSGRRGIHLWISDKEAMDLTDDERRAIVQYIEVVKGGKDQTKKVNIRPSASGNATGPIHPALQKSLEILSEDFGDLILIDQDVFAKPDSWQELLQLLPDKDLVNLLQMSWDGREISSEAKWKELRSAISSMKDNRKVLMKTVIEDIVFQYSYPRIDTEVSKHRNHLLKAPFCVHPGTGRICVPVDAAHVDEFDPENVPTIGGLLRELDEVPTTQPGVEHHSDWEHTSLKPYVEMLERHVSAIMNDVRERKRGLANKSLDF comes from the exons ATGGATTCTGCAGAAGTTGACGCATCATCTCCCGAGATTACTTTGGCATTTTATCGTCGTTTATACCCCTTCAAACCAATATACAATTGGTTgaaccaagatcatgtgccGTCACGTCTGATTACAAATCGAGAGTTTGCTCTAACCTTGCCCGGAGACGTGTACTTGCGATACAACTCGTTTTCCAACGTCGAAGAAATGAAGAAGGAAATATGTCGCTACAATCCTACGCGTTTTGAGATTGGCCCTGTGTATAGTGCTCGA CCCCGAGACAAAAAGTCACTGAGACCCGGAGCCCTTACTCCAACAGCTCGCGAGCTAGTCTTTGATATTGATATGACCGATTACGACTCGATTCGAACGTGTTGTGTCGGAAAGGGAATATGTCGTCGATGCTGGAAGTTTATTGCTGTTGCTGTCAAGGTGTTGGATAGGACATTGCGAC AGGATTTTGGGTACAAGCATCTAATGTGGGTGTATTCTGGTCGACGAGGTATTCATCTTTGGATATCCGATAAAGAAGCCATGGATTTGACCGACGACGAGAGGCGCGCTATCGTCCAGTATATTGAAGTAGTCAAG GGAGGAAAAGATCAAACTAAAAAAGTTAACATTCGACCTTCTGCATCTGGCAATGCTACTGGCCCAATCCATCCGGCGCTCCAAAAGTCATTAGAGATTTTGTCTGAAGACTTTGGTGACCTGATACTAATTGATCAAGATGTGTTCGCGAAGCCAGACTCATGGCAAGAGCTATTGCAACTTTTACCCGACAAGGATCTTGTAAATCTCTTGCAAATGTCTTGGGATGGCAGGGAGATATCTTCCGAAGCAAAATGGAAGGAACTGAGGTCAGCCATTTCTTCCATGAAGGACAATAGAAAG GTTCTTATGAAGACCGTTATCGAGGACATAGTTTTCCAATACTCATATCCTCGGATAGACACTGAAGTCTCAAAACACCGCAACCATCTACTCAAAGCCCCGTTCTGTGTACACCCTGGGACAG GGCGTATCTGTGTGCCGGTGGACGCAGCACACGTTGATGAATTCGATCCAGAGAATGTCCCCACCATTGGCGGACTGTTACGTGAGCTAGATGAAGTGCCAACTACACAGCCTGGTGTCGAACACCATTCAG ATTGGGAGCATACGTCGCTAAAACCCTATGTCGAGATGTTGGAACGGCACGTATCAGCCATAATGAATGACGTGAGAGAAAGGAAACGAG GACTTGCGAACAAATCTCTGGACTTTTGA
- a CDS encoding rRNA-processing protein ebp2, whose translation MARTSTKNLKAPSKPSKPKGKLSETSKPPPPPVVEAPTSTSVEADAESSDEDSEDSEDDGVDEEGMNRLMKLLEQDGLDDIAEHQLSELGIGDNSEEEESQDEEDSEEESEEGEDILDDGDGASESGWVDEDGEMDDSETDGTSKLNPTTQEESEDEEDGEETEDVVALDEASEVDEDVVPKQKIVINNEVALKRIRETIELGKDMPWSETLAFTSSKALDIPNADDDLNRELAFYKQALDTANTARAKFAAAKLPFSRPSDYFAEMVKSDSHMERIRQRLLDERAGIQKSETAKKQRELKKIGKQVQVEKLKEREKGKKELNERVKGLKRKRGGALDATDGEAFDVAVEDAIADRPAKRGKAGGKSNMTRAKRDAKFGFGGAGTKGRRGKQNTKQSTESFDFRGGVGREAAKRGGRGGKRGGSKRPGKSRRQAGRA comes from the exons ATGGCTCGTACCAGCACTAAAAACCTGAAGGCCCCGTCGAAACCTTCGAAACCAAAGGGAAAGTTATCAGAAACCTCtaagccacctccacctcccgtCGTAGAAGCTCCTACGTCTACTAGTGTCGAGGCCGATGCCGAATCGTCTGACGAGGACTCTGAGGACTCCGAGGATGATGGGGTCGACGAAGAAGGAATGAACAGATTGATGAAACTTTTGGAACAAGACGGACTCGACGACATTGCGGAACATCAGCTGAGCGAGCTGGGCATCGGCGATAACagcgaagaggaagagagTCAAGACGAAGAGGATAGCGAAGAGGAGTCCGAGGAAGGGGAGGATATTCTTGACGACGGTGACGGCGCATCTGAAAGCGGATGGGTAGATGAGGATGGCGAAATGGACGATTCAGAGACTGATGGTACCAGCAAGCTCAACCCCACAACTCAGGAGGAGTctgaagacgaagaggatgGTGAAGAAACCGAGGATGTTGTCGCACTCGATGAAGCTTCAGAGGTGGATGAGGATGTCGTCCCGAAGCAAAAGATAGTCATAAACAACGAG GTTGCACTGAAGCGTATTAGGGAAACTATTGAACTGGGCAAAGATATGCCATGGTCAGAGACATTGGCATTCACAAGCTCAAAAGCTTTGGATATTCCCAATGCGGACGATGATTTGAATCGAGAGCTTGCATT TTACAAACAAGCGCTGGATACAGCCAACACCGCACGAGCAAAATTCGCAGCTGCCAAGCTACCGTTCTCTCGACCATCTGATTATTTCGCCGAGATGGTCAAGAGCGACTCGCATATGGAGCGCATACGTCAACGCTTACTCGACGAACGGGCAGGCATTCAGAAGAGCGAAACCGCAAAGAAGCAGCGTGAGCTGAAGAAGATTGGAAAGCAAGTGCAAGTTGAGAAATTAAAGGAGAGAGAAAAGGGGAAGAAAGAGCTGAACGAACGAGTCAAGGGGCTAAAACGAA AACGTGGCGGAGCTCTTGACGCTACAGATGGCGAAGCGTTCGACGTCGCTGTGGAAGACGCGATTGCGGACCGACCTGCCAAGCGCGGCAAGGCGGGCGGAAAGTCCAATATGACGAGAGCAAAACGGGATGCCAAATTTGGATTTGGCGGCGCAGGCACCAAAGGTCGACGAGGGAAACAAAATACCAAGCAAAGCACAGAGAGCTTTGACTTCCGGGGAGGCGTGGGCCGAGAGGCAGCAAAACGTGGTGGCCGTGGAGGCAAGCGCGGAGGGTCAAAACGGCCTGGCAAGAGCCGGCGCCAAGCAGGTAGAGCATAG
- a CDS encoding heme oxygenase, producing MQAPPSPLDFSRPISTLIYGSTKTIHDEITRMPFAGKLTRGELPKEEYVFYAMALYQVYSALEKGLDAHSTNAVLAPTYRPALLHRASRLSEDIACLLDTTVDEWPSHPLYQSLLTSPPEGIRDYVAYLEKLASSKDSMNHSRLLAHGYGRYMGDLSGGQVVKTKICKAYDLPDSGAGASFYDFGVLHGGSGTEEYASNAELLRIKAWYRQGMNEGVGNNRLLKEIMIQEAVTAMNYNKRLIESASEYTPVGGDLTPAKKPRRAQESSFAVPGLVAITTTIALAHFVLVVGGFGTRSSGGRFGLHCIVPWVRGNP from the exons ATGCAAGCACCTCCGTCTCCACTTGACTTTTCTCGACCTATCTCTACCTTGATATATGGAAGTACGAAGACGATCCATGATGAAATAACCAGAATGCCTTTTGCTGGCAAACTTACTCGTGGAGAGCTTCCCAAGGAAGAATACGTATTTTACGCGATGGCCTTATACCAGGTATACAG TGCTCTAGAAAAAGGACTTGACGCACATTCTACAAACGCGGTTCTTGCACCAACGTACCGTCCTGCGCTTCTACATCGAGCAAGCCGGCTCTCTGAAGACATTGCGTGCCTCTTAGACACAACCGTGGATGAATGGCCCTCGCACCCACTCTACCAATCACTGCTGACCTCCCCTCCCGAGGGAATTCGTGATTATGTAGCTTACCTTGAGAAGCTCGCATCCTCAAAGGACTCGATGAATCACTCCAGGCTACTAGCTCACGGCTACGGGCGGTATATGGGCGACTTGAGTGGAGGACAAGTTGTAAAAACCAAAATATGCAAGGCGTACGACTTGCCTGATAGTGGTGCTGGTGCGAGCTTCTATGACTTTGGCGTGTTGCATGGTGGATCTGGTACAGAAGAATACGCCTCCAATGCTGAGTTGCTCAGGATTAAAGCCTGGTACAGACAAGGAATGAACGAGGGTGTAGGCAATAATAGACTACTGAAAG AAATCATGATCCAAGAAGCCGTGACAGCTATGAACTATAATAAGCGCCTCATTGAGAGCGCTTCTGAATATACCCCCGTTGGTGGTGACCTCACTCCGGCCAAGAAGCCTCGACGGGCACAAGAAAGTTCATTTGCAGTGCCTGGGCTTGTGGCCATCACCACTACTATTGCGCTTGCTCATTTCGTTTTAGTCGTGGGTGGTTTCGGAACGAGGTCATCTGGCGGACGATTTGGACTTCATTGCATTGTCCCATGGGTCAGAGGTAACCCATAA
- a CDS encoding thioredoxin, with protein MGGHQSKIEGDALQSAVGRTVAAIKDYADFRRIISSGKYVVVDFWAHNCAPCHQIAPVFEKHSKSFPHAEFYKVNVDDHPKIADEAKIKTMPTFVIFKDGKKKAQLKGADPSGLLTLLQKYTQPDA; from the exons ATGGGCGGTCATCAAAGCAAGATTGAGGGTGACGCATTGCAATCAGCTGTAGGTAGGACGGTAGCGGCTATCAAGGACTATGCCGACTTCCGACGTATA ATCTCAAGTGGCAAATATGTTGTTGTAGACTTTTGGGCTCACAA CTGTGCACCATGCCACCAGATTGCTCCCGTCTTTGAAAAACATAGCAAAAGCTTTCCTCATGCCGAGTTCTACAAAGTAAACGTGGACGACCATCCG AAAATCGCGGACGAAGCCAAGATCAAGACA ATGCCTACGTTTGTGATATTCAAAGATGGCAAGAAGAAGGCACAGCTCAAAGGAGCTGATCCCAGCGGGTTGTTG ACGCTACTCCAGAAGTACACTCAACCAGACGCTTGA
- a CDS encoding carbon-nitrogen hydrolase, which yields MPQVLKVSVVQTCTAAYSLNDTLNKLDRLVRLAKERDGSQLCVFPEAFVGGYPRYSTFGAVVGSRAPEGRDEFLRYHSAAITLSPESPGRVRIESIARAYGVFLVVGVIEKDSYASSAGTLYCSAIFVDPERGLVGKHRKLMPTATERLVWGTGDGTTLPVLEHEFSGSEQEQSSIKAKLSAAICWENYMPLLRTHYYSKGVQLYCTPTVDSRPAWQNTVTHIALEGRCFVLSACQYAQQKDFPEGHAIPAGTKPDPEAVMIGGGSVIIGPLGEVLAGPLRDGEGILTAEVDLEDCIRGKLDLDVVGHYARPDIFKLLVEEQL from the exons ATGCCTCAAGTACTAAAAGTCTCGGTTGTACAAACATGCACGGCGGCTTACTCTCTAAATGACACGCTTAACAAACTCGACCGACTCGTCCGCCTGGCAAAAGAGCGAGATGGTTCACAGTTGTGTGTTTTTCCGGAAGCATT CGTCGGCGGTTATCCTCGGTATTCGACATTTGGCGCAGTCGTAGGTTCCCGTGCTCCGGAAGGACGCGACGAGTTTTTGCGATACCATTCTGCTGCAATCACTCTGTCACCCGAATCTCCTGGTCGGGTTCGCATTGAATCTATTGCGCGTGCATATGGTGTCTTCCTGGTCGTTGGAGTGATTGAGAAGGATAGCTATGCTTCAAGCGCTGGTACACTGTATTGTTCGGCGATTTTTGTAGATCCGGAGAGAGGATTGGTAGGTAAGCATAGGAAACTTATGCCCACTGCTACAGAGAGACTCGTTTGGGGAACGGGAGATGGAACGACTCTTCCGGTTCTGGAGCACGAGTTCTCAGGGAGTGAACAGGAACAGAGCTCGATCAAAGCAAAGCTTTCGGCGGCTATATGCTG GGAGAATTATATGCCTCTTT TAAGGACGCATTACTACAGTAAAGGTGTCCAGCTATACTGTACACCCACGGTCGATTCGCGACCCGCTTGGCAGAACACAGTGACACACATCGCACTCGAAGGGCGTTGCTTCGTTCTCTCCGCATGTCAATATGCCCAACAAAAAGATTTCCCAGAAGGCCATGCTATTCCGGCAGGTACTAAGCCGGACCCAGAGGCT GTCATGATTGGTGGGGGAAGTGTTATTATCGGCCCTCTCGGCGAAGTCCTTGCTGGTCCGCTCCGGGATGGGGAAGGAATTCTTACGGCCGAGGTGGATCTTGAGGATTGCATCAGAGGGAAACTGGACTTGGATGTCGTGGGTCATTATGCACGACCGGACA TTTTCAAACTTTTGGTAGAAGAACAACTTTGA
- a CDS encoding translation initiation factor eIF-2B beta subunit, whose translation MSGVPVKPENGQSSEIKRPGVAPLMQAPSLHNIVENEPVPPTRFDIHEAYTRILNSEDQMPMPLAAILALTELIGHSNASTMQQLLESLQRGAAILKSRSSNPLSLTAGCDLFIRYVTSLPQDTSATRSFEDHKEELVKQGRKYAQTTAATCRDTIAQHTLGVIKDDSIILTHSYSRVVMHALLYAHRQRRISVYVTEARPRGLGMKTYEALTAAGVPCTVVLDSAVAYVMDKVDLVLVGSEAVVESGGLINAVGSYQAALIAKASKVPFYALAESYKFLRLFPLSQHDLPYVGGIDRESLAFGSPTRSKFRPGPTESQKEKENKLVYQAFARPLISNYDPPVQGRSILPLPAHRRTPSREQPLPEHLVPPTPSVSLPATPSMSRNPSMKNFFDASTPTSAKGPHAVATMTKEQLAKNPEVDYTTPDLITLVFTDVGILTPEGVSQFLVGIYAD comes from the exons ATGTCTGGCGTTCCGGTTAAACCAGAGAATGGCCAAAGCTCTGAAATCAAACGTCCTGGAGTAGCGCCACTAATGCAGGCTCCCTCACTTCACAATATTGTAGAGAACGAGCCCGTCCCTCCGACAAGGTTCGATATTCATGAAGCCTATACCCGGATCCTCAACAGTGAAGAC CAAATGCCAATGCCATTGGCAGCAATTCTGGCACTCACAGAGCTCATAGGGCATTCGAATG CTTCGACAATGCAGCAGTTACTAGAGTCTCTCCAACGAGGTGCTGCTATCTTGAAGAGTCGATCCTCCAACCCTTTGAGTTTGACCGCAGGATGCGATCTTTTTATCCGATATGTTACGTCCCTCCCCCAGGACACATCA GCAACAAGATCTTTTGAAGATCACAAGGAAGAACTAGTAAAACAAGGGCGAAAGTATGCTCAAACGACTGCCGCTACATGCAGAGATACAATCGCTCAGCATACTTTAGGGGTTATCAAGGACGACTCCATC ATATTAACTCACTCGTATTCGCGAGTTGTAATGCACGCGCTGCTATATGCACACAGACAACGACGCATATCGGTATACGTAACGGAAGCTCGCCCGAGAGGACTAGG GATGAAGACTTACGAAGCATTGACTGCAGCGGGGGTACCATGCACTGTCGTATTGGATTCAGCCGTGGCCTATGTCATGGACAAAGTCGATCTTGTCCTCGTAGGATCAGAGGCGGTCGTCGAATCAGGTGGCCTGATTAATGCGGTTGGATCGTACCAAGCCGCTTTAATAGCCAAAGCTTCTAAAGTGCCCTTTTATGCACTGGCTGAAAGCTACAAATTCCTTCGCCTGTTCCCACTGTCCCAGCACGACTTACCGTATGTTGGAGGCATCGACCGGGAATCATTGGCGTTTGGTTCACCAACAAGGTCAAAGTTCCGTCCGGGTCCTACCGAAAGCCaaaaagagaaagaaaaTAAACTTGTGTATCAAGCGTTTGCACGCCCGCTGATCAGCAACTACGATCCTCCCGTCCAGGGGCGGTCTATCCTTCCCTTGCCAGCCCACCGCAGGACACCTTCACGAGAACAGCCACTACCTGAGCACCTCGTACCGCCGACTCCTTCAGTTAGTTTACCAGCCACTCCTTCTATGAGTCGTAATCCTTCGATGAAAAATTTCTTTGACGCCTCGACGCCTACCTCTGCCAAAGGACCTCATGCGGTTGCGACGATGACCAAGGAACAGCTGGCTAAAAATCCCGAAGTGGACTATACGACTCCGGATCTCATCACCTTGGTATTTACCGACGTTGGCATTCTAACTCCTGAAGGGGTCAGTCAGTTCTTGGTTGGAATATATGCTGATTAG